One genomic segment of Rhizorhabdus phycosphaerae includes these proteins:
- a CDS encoding GMC family oxidoreductase, whose product MPSKTYKTSETVDFIVVGSGAAGGIVARELARAGNSVVIMEQGPRMDPEEFEHDELKYRNLSGITNNPATNPQSFRNVASEKAEPVSGRNPLTYARVVGGSSAHFNANFWRLHEIDFIEGSRLGSIPGASLVDWPITYAELEPYYTKVEWEVGVSGLAGASPFDPWRSKPYPMPPLPVKSSGVLFERGAKKLGLHPFPAPMAINSTFYKDRPPCVQCGLCGGFACEVMAKSSSVWTVIPEAEATGNCEVRANSYVFRIGMNKAGRATGVHYFDRDKVEQFQKARAVVVCANGSETPKLLLNSATSGFEQGLANSSGAVGKYLMFNKGGGAMARFEHPLNEYKGANVTRILHDFYDSDPKRGFYGGGGFDARSGGPLTWGQTVPPGTPSWGAGFKDYLESYTYWMNCSGHGTSLAQETNRIDIDPELKDAWGVPAMRVTYKDHPDDVKHAAWQVERAVEIMDAAGAKQIVPGEVREASGGVHLLGTCRMGNDPKSSVIDKYHRTHDVKNLFLCDGSSMVTSGRGQPTQTIEALAFRAGDYISRFARANEI is encoded by the coding sequence ATGCCGAGCAAGACATATAAGACCAGCGAGACAGTCGATTTCATCGTCGTCGGCTCCGGTGCCGCAGGCGGCATCGTCGCCCGGGAGCTGGCGCGCGCCGGTAACAGCGTCGTGATCATGGAGCAGGGGCCGCGCATGGACCCCGAGGAGTTCGAGCATGACGAACTGAAGTACCGCAATCTCTCCGGCATCACCAACAATCCGGCCACCAATCCGCAGAGCTTCCGGAACGTCGCGAGCGAGAAAGCGGAGCCTGTATCCGGCCGCAACCCGCTGACCTATGCACGCGTGGTCGGCGGCAGCAGCGCACACTTCAACGCCAATTTCTGGCGCCTGCACGAGATCGACTTCATCGAGGGCAGCCGGCTCGGGTCCATTCCGGGGGCAAGCCTCGTCGACTGGCCGATAACTTATGCCGAGCTCGAGCCCTATTACACCAAGGTGGAATGGGAGGTCGGCGTCTCCGGTCTCGCCGGCGCCAGTCCGTTCGATCCGTGGCGCAGCAAGCCCTATCCGATGCCGCCCTTGCCGGTGAAGTCGTCGGGCGTGCTGTTCGAGCGCGGTGCGAAAAAGCTTGGCCTGCACCCGTTCCCCGCACCGATGGCGATCAACTCGACCTTCTACAAGGACCGCCCGCCCTGCGTGCAGTGCGGACTGTGCGGCGGCTTCGCCTGCGAGGTGATGGCCAAATCCTCGTCGGTGTGGACCGTCATTCCCGAGGCCGAGGCGACCGGCAATTGCGAGGTGCGCGCCAACAGCTATGTTTTCCGGATCGGTATGAACAAGGCCGGCCGGGCTACCGGCGTTCACTATTTCGATCGTGACAAGGTAGAACAGTTCCAGAAGGCACGCGCCGTTGTGGTATGCGCCAACGGCTCCGAAACTCCGAAGCTGCTGCTCAATTCCGCCACCAGCGGGTTCGAGCAAGGCCTGGCCAACAGCAGCGGGGCGGTCGGCAAATATCTGATGTTCAACAAGGGCGGCGGCGCGATGGCCCGGTTCGAACATCCCCTCAACGAGTATAAGGGCGCCAACGTCACCCGCATTCTGCACGACTTCTACGATAGCGATCCGAAGCGCGGATTCTATGGTGGCGGCGGCTTTGACGCTCGCTCCGGCGGTCCGCTGACCTGGGGGCAGACCGTGCCTCCGGGTACGCCCAGCTGGGGCGCAGGATTCAAGGACTATCTCGAATCCTACACCTACTGGATGAACTGTTCTGGACACGGTACGTCATTGGCGCAGGAGACCAATCGTATCGACATCGATCCGGAGTTGAAGGACGCCTGGGGCGTGCCGGCGATGCGGGTCACCTACAAGGACCATCCGGACGACGTGAAGCACGCGGCCTGGCAGGTCGAGCGTGCGGTGGAGATCATGGATGCGGCTGGTGCCAAGCAGATCGTTCCCGGAGAGGTTCGCGAAGCGAGTGGCGGCGTGCACCTGCTCGGCACATGCCGGATGGGGAATGATCCGAAGAGCTCGGTGATCGACAAATATCACCGCACCCACGATGTGAAGAACCTCTTCCTGTGCGATGGTTCGAGCATGGTGACGTCGGGCCGCGGTCAGCCGACGCAGACGATCGAAGCCCTGGCCTTCCGTGCCGGCGACTACATCTCCAGGTTCGCTCGCGCTAACGAGATCTAG